The proteins below are encoded in one region of Segatella copri:
- a CDS encoding dipeptidase, whose product MAVAMLGSVSEAEACTNFIVGKKASVDGSVMCSYSADDYGMFQNLCHFPAGKHAKGEMRKIYDWDTNKYHGEIPEAAETYNVIGNINEWQVTIGETTYGGREEMADSTGIMDYGSLIYVALQRSKTAREAIKVMTTIANTYGYNSEGETFTICDPNEAWIMEMMGKGPGSKGVVWVALRIPDNAVCAHANQSRIGKFNMKDKKNVMYAKDVVSFARSKGWYQGKDADFSWKMAYAKPDFSGRRFCDARAWALLNHFYDMSPYLDWALGKDPNAKDMPLWVVPNKKVSVADVEACMRDHYEGTPLSVADGTDIGGGIWQMPYRPTPLMFKVDGKQCFNERPVSTQQSGFVFVSQMRSWMPREIGGVLWFGNDDANMVAFTPIYCSSTVRPECYNTPGADAVNFSFKNAYWVCNMTSNMVYPRYSQMFPTLKEVRDSLDNSYFAAQPGVEAKAQELYAQDPQAAVKYLNDYGIEKAQQMLARWQQLFQFMVVKYNDMIIKPTKKDGSFEKTPYGLGATPVRPGYPEKYAKELIKQTGDKFLVPETK is encoded by the coding sequence ATGGCTGTGGCTATGTTGGGCAGTGTCTCTGAGGCTGAGGCATGTACCAACTTTATAGTAGGGAAAAAAGCATCGGTTGATGGATCTGTGATGTGTTCATATAGTGCTGATGACTATGGTATGTTCCAAAATCTCTGTCATTTTCCTGCCGGTAAGCATGCTAAGGGCGAGATGCGTAAGATTTACGATTGGGATACCAATAAATATCATGGTGAGATTCCGGAGGCTGCCGAGACTTATAATGTGATTGGCAATATCAATGAATGGCAGGTCACCATCGGTGAAACTACTTATGGTGGACGTGAGGAGATGGCTGATTCTACAGGTATCATGGACTATGGTTCACTCATTTATGTTGCCCTGCAGCGTAGTAAGACAGCCCGTGAGGCTATCAAAGTGATGACAACCATCGCCAATACTTACGGCTATAATTCAGAAGGCGAGACCTTTACCATCTGTGATCCGAACGAAGCTTGGATTATGGAGATGATGGGCAAGGGACCAGGTTCTAAGGGCGTGGTTTGGGTAGCTCTCCGTATTCCTGATAATGCAGTTTGTGCACATGCTAACCAGAGTCGCATCGGCAAGTTCAATATGAAGGACAAGAAAAACGTGATGTATGCCAAGGATGTCGTTTCTTTTGCTCGCAGTAAGGGATGGTATCAGGGCAAGGATGCTGATTTCTCATGGAAAATGGCATATGCTAAGCCTGATTTCTCAGGACGTCGTTTCTGCGATGCTCGTGCTTGGGCTCTTTTGAATCATTTCTATGATATGAGTCCTTATCTTGATTGGGCTTTGGGCAAGGATCCTAATGCGAAGGATATGCCTCTCTGGGTGGTTCCAAACAAGAAGGTGAGTGTTGCTGATGTTGAGGCTTGCATGCGTGACCATTATGAGGGTACACCTCTTTCTGTTGCTGATGGCACTGATATCGGGGGTGGTATCTGGCAGATGCCTTACAGGCCAACTCCATTGATGTTTAAGGTGGATGGAAAGCAGTGCTTCAACGAACGACCGGTCAGCACCCAGCAGAGTGGTTTTGTTTTTGTTAGCCAGATGCGTTCATGGATGCCTAGAGAGATTGGCGGTGTTCTTTGGTTTGGTAATGATGATGCCAATATGGTAGCGTTCACACCAATCTACTGTTCTTCTACAGTTCGTCCTGAGTGTTATAACACACCGGGAGCAGATGCAGTGAATTTCAGTTTCAAGAATGCTTACTGGGTGTGCAATATGACCAGCAATATGGTTTATCCTCGTTACAGCCAGATGTTCCCAACTTTGAAGGAGGTTCGTGATAGTCTGGATAACAGCTATTTTGCTGCACAACCAGGTGTTGAGGCTAAGGCTCAGGAACTGTATGCACAGGATCCACAGGCTGCTGTCAAGTATCTCAATGATTATGGTATTGAGAAGGCACAGCAGATGTTGGCGCGTTGGCAACAGCTCTTCCAGTTTATGGTAGTGAAGTATAATGACATGATTATCAAGCCAACCAAAAAAGATGGCAGTTTCGAGAAGACTCCTTATGGATTAGGTGCAACCCCAGTTCGTCCTGGGTATCCTGAGAAATATGCCAAGGAACTTATTAAGCAAACAGGAGACAAGTTCCTGGTTCCTGAAACAAAGTAA
- a CDS encoding NADH peroxidase, with protein MKKKFICTVCGYIYEGTEAPEKCPICKAPASKFKEMEDAVDDDMTFATVHVLGQAFKDSVNEDVIKGLKDHFNGECGEVGMYLAMARQADREGYPEIAEAYKRYAYEEADHASRFAELLGEVLGDTKSNLEARIAAEKGACEDKFRIAKLAKEQGSDAIHDTVHEMAKDEARHCAGFAGLYKRYFK; from the coding sequence ATGAAGAAAAAGTTTATTTGCACCGTTTGCGGTTACATTTACGAAGGTACAGAAGCACCTGAGAAGTGCCCTATCTGCAAGGCTCCAGCCAGCAAGTTCAAAGAGATGGAAGATGCAGTTGATGACGATATGACATTTGCTACCGTTCACGTTCTCGGTCAGGCATTTAAGGATAGCGTTAATGAAGACGTTATCAAGGGTTTGAAGGACCATTTCAATGGTGAGTGTGGCGAGGTAGGTATGTATCTTGCTATGGCACGCCAGGCAGATCGTGAAGGCTATCCTGAAATTGCAGAGGCTTACAAACGTTATGCCTATGAGGAGGCTGATCACGCTTCTCGTTTTGCAGAACTTCTCGGTGAGGTTTTGGGTGATACCAAGAGCAATCTCGAGGCTCGTATTGCAGCAGAGAAGGGTGCTTGTGAGGATAAGTTCCGCATTGCCAAGCTTGCTAAGGAGCAGGGTTCAGATGCTATCCACGATACCGTTCATGAGATGGCTAAGGATGAAGCCCGCCACTGTGCAGGTTTTGCAGGTCTCTACAAGAGATACTTCAAGTAA